The Methanosarcina acetivorans C2A genome includes the window CTTTTGCCTGCTAAACGCCAGCCTGATATAAATAATCTTGGATATCCCAAACAGTTTTTCGACAGCTCACAGGTTCTCCGCAATTTGATTCCATAATTACGGAATTTCCGGAAACTCCTGCTTAAAGGAGAATTTTCGGACACATATCGTTCAGGACGCAGACTTCACACTTTGGGGAAATCGGTCGGCAGATGTTCTGTCCTAATTTTACAAGCAAGAGATTTATATGTTTCCAGTATTTCTGCGGAAAAATTTTTTTTAATTCAAGCTCCGTCTCTTCGGGAGTTTTAGTCTCAACCAGCCCGAGCCTGTTGGAAATCCTGTGAACGTGTGTGTCCACTGCAAGGGCATCTTTAAGGAAAGCATGGGCAAGTACGCAGTTAGCTGTCTTTCGGCCAACTCCCGGCAACTTGAGGAGAGTTTCCATATCATCCGGAACTTCGCCATCGTATTCCTCGAGCAGAATCCCGGAAATCTCTTTTATCCTCCCGGATTTGACCCTGTAAAAGCCCACATCTTTTATGAGCGCTTCAATTTCTTCAACATCCGCCCCGACCATTTCCTCGGGGGTCGAAAACCTCTCAAAAAGTTTTCTTGCTGCAGGATAGGTGACATCGTCCCGAGTCCGATGAGACATGACAGTGGAGATTAACACAAAAAATGGGTCTCTTGAGCCATCAGTATAGCCCTCAGGGTAAAGTTCGAAAAGCCTCCGCATGAGTTCATCAAGGTCCATGTCCAGAGTTAGTGTTCTCTTAATATAAAATACCAAATTAAAACCGTAATTCGAGAATCGGGCAAAAAAAGCGGATAAAAAATCTTGGAAATAATTTCAAAAGAAAACAGAAAATGTTTTGAGAAAAATAAAGTGTTTGAGAAACAAAAAATGTTTGAGTAAAAAAAATATTAAAAAGCCAAGATCCAGATTCGAACTGGAATGAAATCGCTCTGCAGGCGATTGCGTAGCCGCTCCGCCATCTTGGCACAGGTAGGTTCTCTTAAACAACTTTATTAGATATATACTTTTAGGTCAAATCGAATATTAAAAGAGAAAAAGCCAAGATCCGGATTCGAACCGGAATGGAATCGCTCTGCAGGCGATTGCGTAGCCGCTCCGCCATCTTGGCATTTTTGAGCACGTATCAGTCGTGTAGATGCAATTAAAGTAATTTCTAATATATAAATATTTAGCTTGAAGCAGCAATTCCGAAAGAATTTGACAATCAAAACATAAAAAAATATATTGTGTTACCTCCCGGAAAGAGATAACCTAACCGGATAAAAACGGGTTAGACAATAGCGCTGAAAAAACTGGACACAACAAACATTGCCGCAATTACAGCCAACAAAATAATCACTACAATAGGCAGGAGTACAGCTATCGCCGATTTCACCATGCTTACATCATGTACAACCATGCCGCCCACAATGTAAAGATATATTCCGTAAAGCCCGAAGATCCAGCCGATAAAAGGAATCCAGGAGACTACCATTACAGCGGTTGCATAAGATATGAACCTGAAAGTGCCTTCGTAAGTTCCAGATCCTCCAAGCACTTTATAAATAACATAGAGTATTGCGGCTCCGATAAAGATAGAGATGATGCTCATGATAAGTGCTACAACCGCAGTTATAATTGCAGTGGAAAAACCAAATTCGGTAATACCGCCGTACCCATACATGCCCCTCATCATTCCGCGGTTAAAAAGTGCGGTTAAAAGCCAGTATATCAGATAGCTGAGTGCTGCAAAGGTAATAGGTTCATTATATCCTCCGGTCGTTGGCATTCTTCTGTAAAAATCAGACGGCCTTTGTATAACTTCTTTCCAAGTTTCGATATAATCCATTATTATCCCCATTAAAAATATGCATGAACCGTATTTAAAGAGATTTGTCATTCAAAAACAAAATCCATTTTCAGATTTAACAGGGTATTCGGACTACAGAAAACAGGAAGTTTCACCAAACGATTAGAGGTATTCATTTTCGCATGTAATGAAGCCGCACATTTCAGAAACAAATTCGTCTGTTTCGAGTGTTTCCTTTTTGTTTACCAAATACCTCATTTAAATACGCGGATAAATATCAGCGCCTCCGCCAGCTTGTCTGGCGGCCCTGCACAAAAGGAATTAAAAGATATTCAAGAGAGATACTGAAATTCATACAGTTTTAACCTTTTTTGCTTTTTTAACTCACAAACGCCCTCAGTAGTTTTTGCTTGCGGACCTGTTATTTTCATTCTTCGGGCTCTTTTTTGTCTTATCGGGAAAGACCGCTCTCCTGCGTCGAGCGGGACATGAACGACACCATATGGCGAATAAGGTTTTATGGGTTAGGATTCAGGAGTTTGAGCCAAGGATTGCTTTTTTCCGAAAATGTCAACCATGTAGATAAACGACCAATAAAATCAAAATTCATTAATAGTACATAATCCAAAACTTTACTGATTTTTAATGTATACCCTGATTCTGATTTCAACAATGACAAACTTATCGGAGATCAGAGCACTTGTTTTGCCTTATTACGAAGACGTTGCTCTAATATGTGCAATAATTACTGCTCTACCTGTACTGGTAGGTATCATACTCTATTTATCCAAGAATCACATTTCGAAACCTTCGACTCCGAAGGACGCTGAAGCACTTGTAGAGTACAAAAAATATTTCACGGAAAAGGAACTGGAAAAGCTTGAAGTGCCCTATGTTCAAAGAATAGAAAACAACATTGAACGAGACGTGATAGAAGAAGCAGCCGATTTTTTAAAGAGTTCAGAGCAAGTTCTCATAATATGTGGGGAAAGCGGGATCGGGAAAACCAAACTTGCAATTGAAATATCCATAAAAATTAATGAATCCAAAGAACTTACAGGAAATTTCAAATTCAAAGGAAATTGCCTATTTGCAAATCTAAGGCATTATAAAAACCCCAAGGATATTGAAGAAAAATTAAACGCCAAACTTTCGGAAAAGACGGTACTCATTTTCGATGATTATCAGTATAACATGGAAGTGTTCAACGAAATAAAAAATAAGGCATTAAGACGAAACTCAAAGCTCATCATTACCACAAGACCGATATTCGTTAAGGCCCTGAAGGAAAAGATAGGGGAAGTTTCAATCAGAAAAATCAAACTGGGAAGAATGGATATAAACGGGATACTAAAGGACTTGGAAGACGGAGACTTAAAAAAGGTCGAAAGGATTTCGGAAGGAAATCCTGCAATAGCTCTCCTGGCTCTCGATTACATAAGAGAAGACCCCGACAGGAATGCAAAAGAGGTATTTCAGGGCATCAGAACAAGCAAAGACTTTTTTGACAAAATCATAAAAGACTTCCAGAAAGAATACGGAGAAGATTTTATAGAATTCCTTGCAGAGGGAGAACTTACTGGCGGAGTGGCAAATATCCCGCAAGAGTATGAAAAAACAATGATAGAAATGGAAAAAAGCGGGCATATTGCCAAGCATGAATCAAAATACCACCTGACTCCCGATGTCCTATCGGAATATCTGATCAACCGAGAATTTTTTTCCGGTACTATTCTGAAACACAGCTTTGAAGAACTCGCCAGAGCAGATAACGGAACCTACATTCTGGAGATGCTTAACTCCATAATGAAAATCAAAGATGATAGGGAAATATACCGTAAAGCCGCAGCAAAATTGCTGGAAATCGTTGACCAGCTTGAACCCAATGCCGAACAAAAGAAAAAAAGAATTAAAACAGGAATAATGGTTTATGACGGATTTGGTAGCTTAAACCTTGTCACAGAAAAACTTAAAGAATTCTGGACAGATTACGACATTCTGCAAGATGGAAAGGATCTCCTTGACCTAGGAATATTCCTTATAAAGATATCAAAGCCCTACGAAGCCAGAAAATGCCTGGAAAAAGCTGAAGAAATATTCTCAAAAAACCATGATAAAGTTGGAATTTCTTCTACAAGTCATAGTCTGGGAATTATTTATCAGCAGCAGGGCAACTACGAAGAAGCAGTAAAAAAGTATAACCAGTCACTGGAAATGAAGGAAGAACTGGGGGACAAAAGCGGAATTGCAATAACACTGTACCAGCTTGGAAATATTCATTATTCTCAGGGCAACTACGAAGAAGCAGTAAAAAAGTATAACCAGTCACTGGAAATGAACAAAAAACCGGGGGATAAAAGCGGAATTGCAAAAACACTGCACCAGCTTGGAATGATTCATCACGATAAGGGCAACTACGAAGAAGCAGTAAAAAAGTATAACCAGTCACTGGAAATAAAGGAAGAACTGGGGGACAAAAGCGGAATTGCAATAACACTGCACCAGCTTGGAAATATTCATTATTCTCAGGGCAACTACGAAGAAGCAGTAAAAAAGTATAACCAGTCACTGAAAATTAAAGAAGAACTGGGGGACAAAAGCGGAATTGCAAAAACACTGCACCAGCTTGATAGGATTAAAAAAGACATGGATAGATTGAAAGAAAAAATGGGAGAAGAAAATTTTGAAAAAGCCTACCAAAAGATTGAGAGTAACAACAAATAATTTCCGCTTGCTCTGAATAGTAATGAAAGAACTATGCAATGAGCAAGGCTGTAAGCTATGAAAGAAGCAGTTTCAAAAACAACAGCAAAGCACAAAAATCAAGTTCAAAAGCAATTTCAGAATAGAATTGAAAGTATTATAAGGTGAGCTTGGCAGCGATCCAGAGTTCCCGAAGGCTCGCACACTTCAGTACAGTAAGGAACGCGGGCAGGCTTATCTGCTGTGTTCGGGATGGGTACAGGAGTTGCCCTACCGCTATGGCCGCCAAACTCAACCTATAAATTGGATATGGAAAAAGTCATGTATAGATGTGCTGCATACTGGATTTCGCCTGGACCTGAATTAAGTGAAAGGAACGAATGGTTAGTTAACGCGGACTGAACACCTCGTTGCCTTGGTGCTTACATCCCGTTTCTATCAAACCGGTCTTTTACCGGAATCCTTAAAGAGGTCTCTTTTTAGGTCAGAGTTCGAGCTTAGATGCATTCAGCTCTTATTCCTGAGCGCGTAGCTGCCCGGCGATGCCTTGTCAGACAACCGGTACACCAGTGGCGCCGCTGCTTGGTTCCTCTCGTACTAAAAGCAGCTTACCCGCAGACCTCGGGCACCTCTAGTAGATAGTAACCGACCTGTCTCACGACGGTCTAAACCCAGCTCACGATCTCCTTTAATAGGCGAACAACCTCACCCTTGGCCGCTGCTGCACGGCCAGGATGGAAAGAACCGACATCGAGGTAGCAAGCTG containing:
- the nth gene encoding endonuclease III domain-containing protein, producing the protein MDLDELMRRLFELYPEGYTDGSRDPFFVLISTVMSHRTRDDVTYPAARKLFERFSTPEEMVGADVEEIEALIKDVGFYRVKSGRIKEISGILLEEYDGEVPDDMETLLKLPGVGRKTANCVLAHAFLKDALAVDTHVHRISNRLGLVETKTPEETELELKKIFPQKYWKHINLLLVKLGQNICRPISPKCEVCVLNDMCPKILL
- a CDS encoding YIP1 family protein, which codes for MTNLFKYGSCIFLMGIIMDYIETWKEVIQRPSDFYRRMPTTGGYNEPITFAALSYLIYWLLTALFNRGMMRGMYGYGGITEFGFSTAIITAVVALIMSIISIFIGAAILYVIYKVLGGSGTYEGTFRFISYATAVMVVSWIPFIGWIFGLYGIYLYIVGGMVVHDVSMVKSAIAVLLPIVVIILLAVIAAMFVVSSFFSAIV
- a CDS encoding tetratricopeptide repeat protein, whose amino-acid sequence is MTNLSEIRALVLPYYEDVALICAIITALPVLVGIILYLSKNHISKPSTPKDAEALVEYKKYFTEKELEKLEVPYVQRIENNIERDVIEEAADFLKSSEQVLIICGESGIGKTKLAIEISIKINESKELTGNFKFKGNCLFANLRHYKNPKDIEEKLNAKLSEKTVLIFDDYQYNMEVFNEIKNKALRRNSKLIITTRPIFVKALKEKIGEVSIRKIKLGRMDINGILKDLEDGDLKKVERISEGNPAIALLALDYIREDPDRNAKEVFQGIRTSKDFFDKIIKDFQKEYGEDFIEFLAEGELTGGVANIPQEYEKTMIEMEKSGHIAKHESKYHLTPDVLSEYLINREFFSGTILKHSFEELARADNGTYILEMLNSIMKIKDDREIYRKAAAKLLEIVDQLEPNAEQKKKRIKTGIMVYDGFGSLNLVTEKLKEFWTDYDILQDGKDLLDLGIFLIKISKPYEARKCLEKAEEIFSKNHDKVGISSTSHSLGIIYQQQGNYEEAVKKYNQSLEMKEELGDKSGIAITLYQLGNIHYSQGNYEEAVKKYNQSLEMNKKPGDKSGIAKTLHQLGMIHHDKGNYEEAVKKYNQSLEIKEELGDKSGIAITLHQLGNIHYSQGNYEEAVKKYNQSLKIKEELGDKSGIAKTLHQLDRIKKDMDRLKEKMGEENFEKAYQKIESNNK